A single genomic interval of Halosegnis longus harbors:
- a CDS encoding DUF499 domain-containing protein, producing the protein MASALSHTLADTVTLSEELRTEGRIDGQVKLYNTDRDDEFEADAETFFKRTVSTHGLEETLSILRDSLNGDDPRNTHVLYGPYGAGKSHQMVAFYHCFNSPEIAGPWTDEHVPGMDAALPTDATTISVSIQYENDQYEYLWEPFFEALEYDPGSFASGGYPGIKTIEEAIGDRTVAFIVDELEDWWDSLNDDRRAANRGFLQALMEATAMDSLELYTIMSVLRQGSAVHDILDREDAVQVNMNSKVSKRDVLLHRLIDDVETELASEIIDGYLEAYDRSDYVTEDDRPTRDEFEEIYPIHPELIDTLESRYYKTDSNQNTRGMIYLFSTILLELREETDLITHGDIDAEQFEDELTKINRARPDACTNDIDRIDDTIDHGRRILNTILLYSLNDSQGEGANVAQIVMGAYQTGDRIAEIYIQLEELHGIAWHLHKLNGKYAIRDKRNPNALIRNAAGDVSETAAKGEIATMVEELFGHGAYTVGFRMDDLKQIPDSKQVKVIIKDSEWTADEVRDVITDEGRGRSWRNTFLFVQPKEGSAIESGTRYIDKARYVEGARQVLAGDGLDDGIKARIRAMKNQEEEELQKELRRAYGDVIDGDDLLNEFDDATRMQLDVFVIEGDEYSASTLIDEAAADPFDLESHIWPIAEDLLSRKGETTIEAIYEAFLTNPQYPIPGSVGDVIDAAKEALADAPILIHTPADGFSTNLEALRPKSTIIHEDDIETWGIEEIESDLRSRFSQGTTEISVGDYHTELASKTDVRIDGDEQDRLFMAIGRLIQDDAYILRHGAELLTEPELDAAIRDVSMARIIGASDIADRLTDTIETDGRVTVEAILREIRQADDVYLPKADTETAIREAVVSVLADDYLIEANHRYQDSLADRDPLEVTLVPVVPDSFADEINEYLTELDGGETFDVATIQNRFGSAVTEAGVRTHLLRTLGTETAPRFTISSTGSTDPSQWMPGYPFQIYEEGSQTWTFGYTGDSVTDLRSKWRSVRTAESPDGPSVLEHGFVKFVLEGNAGVPTTMQGAAETDRAQVNLTLEAGQDDAAIEELLERLSDDAFDIDIDLSFTEE; encoded by the coding sequence ATGAATTTGAGGCAGATGCCGAGACGTTCTTCAAGCGAACCGTGTCCACCCATGGGTTAGAGGAGACTCTCTCCATCCTGCGTGACTCGCTCAACGGCGACGACCCACGGAATACCCACGTCCTCTATGGCCCCTACGGCGCCGGCAAATCCCACCAGATGGTCGCGTTCTACCACTGTTTCAATTCGCCAGAGATTGCCGGCCCCTGGACCGACGAGCATGTGCCTGGGATGGACGCGGCACTACCGACCGACGCAACAACAATCAGCGTCTCCATTCAGTACGAAAACGACCAATACGAGTATCTCTGGGAGCCGTTCTTTGAGGCGCTTGAGTACGATCCGGGTTCGTTCGCCTCGGGGGGCTATCCCGGCATCAAAACGATTGAAGAGGCCATCGGCGACCGAACGGTCGCGTTCATCGTTGATGAGCTTGAAGACTGGTGGGATTCGCTCAATGATGACCGCCGGGCCGCCAATCGTGGCTTTCTGCAGGCACTTATGGAAGCGACAGCGATGGATTCGCTTGAGCTGTACACTATCATGTCCGTCCTCCGACAGGGGTCAGCTGTCCATGATATCCTCGACCGCGAGGATGCCGTCCAAGTGAACATGAACAGTAAGGTGAGCAAACGTGATGTCCTCCTCCACCGGCTCATCGATGATGTCGAGACGGAGCTTGCCAGCGAGATTATCGATGGCTATCTCGAAGCCTACGATCGCTCGGATTACGTCACCGAAGACGATCGCCCGACGCGCGATGAATTCGAGGAAATCTATCCAATTCATCCCGAGCTGATCGACACACTCGAATCGCGCTACTACAAGACCGACAGTAATCAGAACACCCGCGGGATGATCTATCTCTTCTCGACGATTCTGCTGGAGCTTCGCGAAGAGACTGATCTGATCACCCACGGCGATATCGATGCCGAGCAGTTTGAAGATGAGCTGACGAAAATCAATCGTGCGCGGCCGGATGCCTGTACCAACGATATCGACCGCATCGACGACACCATTGATCACGGGCGTCGCATTCTCAACACGATTCTGCTGTACTCACTGAATGATAGCCAGGGGGAAGGCGCCAATGTCGCCCAGATCGTCATGGGGGCCTATCAGACAGGGGATCGGATTGCAGAAATCTACATCCAGCTCGAAGAGCTCCACGGCATTGCGTGGCATCTACACAAGCTGAACGGCAAATACGCCATTCGTGATAAGCGCAATCCGAATGCCCTGATCCGGAATGCCGCCGGCGATGTGTCAGAAACGGCTGCCAAGGGCGAAATCGCCACCATGGTCGAGGAGCTGTTTGGCCACGGCGCCTACACCGTTGGCTTCCGGATGGATGATCTGAAGCAGATCCCCGACAGCAAGCAAGTCAAAGTCATCATCAAGGATAGCGAGTGGACCGCCGACGAGGTTCGGGACGTCATCACCGATGAAGGGCGTGGGCGGAGCTGGCGAAATACGTTCCTCTTTGTCCAGCCGAAGGAGGGAAGCGCAATCGAATCGGGAACCCGGTATATCGACAAAGCCCGCTATGTTGAAGGGGCTCGCCAAGTCCTGGCTGGCGACGGTCTTGATGACGGCATCAAAGCCCGCATTCGGGCGATGAAAAACCAGGAAGAAGAAGAGCTCCAGAAAGAGCTGCGCCGCGCCTATGGCGATGTCATCGATGGTGATGATCTCCTGAATGAATTCGATGACGCGACGCGCATGCAGCTTGATGTGTTCGTCATTGAGGGGGACGAATACAGCGCCAGTACGCTCATTGACGAGGCCGCAGCAGATCCCTTCGATCTTGAAAGCCACATCTGGCCGATTGCCGAAGACTTGCTCTCGCGGAAGGGCGAAACCACAATCGAGGCCATCTATGAGGCGTTCCTGACGAATCCGCAGTATCCGATTCCGGGCAGTGTTGGCGATGTGATCGACGCCGCCAAGGAAGCGCTTGCCGATGCGCCGATCCTCATCCACACGCCAGCCGATGGCTTTAGCACCAATCTCGAAGCGCTTCGGCCAAAATCAACGATCATCCACGAAGACGATATTGAGACCTGGGGGATCGAAGAGATTGAATCCGATCTGCGGAGCCGATTTAGCCAAGGGACAACGGAAATCTCGGTCGGTGACTACCATACCGAGCTCGCCTCAAAAACCGATGTTCGCATCGATGGCGACGAACAGGATCGCCTGTTCATGGCGATTGGTCGCCTCATCCAGGACGATGCCTACATCCTGCGGCATGGGGCAGAGCTCCTCACCGAACCCGAGCTGGACGCCGCAATTCGCGATGTGTCGATGGCGCGGATTATCGGCGCATCAGACATTGCCGACCGGCTCACCGACACCATTGAGACAGACGGCCGTGTCACAGTCGAGGCGATACTGCGTGAGATTCGGCAGGCCGATGATGTGTATCTGCCCAAGGCCGACACTGAAACAGCAATCCGAGAAGCCGTGGTGAGCGTCCTTGCTGATGACTACCTCATCGAGGCTAATCACCGGTATCAAGATTCCCTCGCCGACCGTGATCCACTCGAGGTAACGCTCGTTCCCGTCGTCCCCGACTCGTTTGCTGACGAAATCAACGAGTACCTCACCGAGCTGGACGGTGGCGAGACGTTCGATGTCGCGACGATTCAAAATCGATTTGGGAGCGCCGTTACCGAGGCAGGCGTTCGGACGCATCTGCTGCGAACGCTTGGGACCGAAACAGCGCCCCGGTTCACCATCTCGTCGACTGGCTCCACCGATCCCTCGCAGTGGATGCCCGGCTACCCATTCCAAATCTACGAGGAAGGCAGCCAAACGTGGACCTTCGGCTACACTGGCGACTCCGTCACGGATTTGCGAAGCAAATGGCGGTCGGTCAGGACTGCGGAGAGTCCAGACGGCCCCAGCGTCCTTGAACACGGCTTTGTCAAGTTCGTCCTCGAAGGCAATGCCGGGGTTCCCACGACGATGCAGGGCGCCGCAGAGACCGATCGCGCCCAAGTCAATCTCACACTCGAGGCTGGCCAGGATGATGCCGCCATTGAAGAGTTGCTTGAGCGACTCAGCGACGACGCGTTCGATATCGATATCGACCTCTCGTTCACCGAGGAGTGA